From Columba livia isolate bColLiv1 breed racing homer chromosome 7, bColLiv1.pat.W.v2, whole genome shotgun sequence, one genomic window encodes:
- the PLCD4 gene encoding 1-phosphatidylinositol 4,5-bisphosphate phosphodiesterase delta-4: MASLLCNARIQLTDTLEQMQQGTLMRKVKSKSWKKQRYFKLQDDCMTIWYQSKRTGKTESAFSISDVEMVREGHQSEVLQSLAEEFPPERCFTIVFYGRRGNLDLIAGSAEEAQCWVQGLRQLIEVATSMDQREKIDQWIRDWFQKADKNKDGRMNFKEVQHLLKMMNVDMNEDHALRLFQAADKSESGTLEGEEFVLFYKALTQREEVLSLFQDFSEDGKKLTLLELVDFLRQEQLEDEGTEELAMELIDKYEPSESARARHVLSADGFLMYLCSPEGSIFNPRHQALWQDMSQPLCHYFISSSHNTYLIEDQIRGQSSIEGYIRALKRGCRCLEVDCWDGPNGEPMVYHGHTFTSKIPFREVVSTLEKYAFKTSDYPVILSLENHCSMEQQEVLAQQLKSILGEQLLTTTIDGRVPTQLPSPEELKHKILLKGKKIGRLEDTLDGPGDEAPDVSDDDNGAEAEEERRRAKKDKESLAQALSDCVIYCKSVSFRGFQEARSHSRPSEISSLAESKARKLIRDAGNEFVRHNTWQLTRIYPSGMRTDSSNYNPQEMWNAGCQIVALNFQTAGTEMDLCDGLFSQNGCCGYVLKPPFMRDEETLFNPNDPSSWEGHGPITLTIQVISGQQLPKVANSKDGAIIDPLVRVEIHGVPVDQAHQETKYIENNGFNPRWDETLQFQLHVPELALVRFVVEDYDKTSRNDFVGQFTLAFANIKPGYRHIHLLSKDGTSIPPSSLFVHIRITEPPSPEQD; the protein is encoded by the exons ATGGCATCGCTGCTGTGCAACGCCC GCATCCAGCTCACAGACACACTGGAGCAGATGCAGCAGGGGACACTGATGCGCAAAGTCAAGTCCAAGAGCTGGAAGAAGCAGCGTTACTTCAAGCTGCAGGATGACTGCATGACCATCTGGTACCAGTCCAAGAGGACGGGCAAAACTGAGTCTGCCT TCTCCATCAGCGATGTGGAGATGGTGCGGGAAGGGCACCAGTCGGAGGtgctgcagagcctggctgAAGAGTTCCCCCCTGAGCGCTGCTTCACCATTGTCTTCTACGGCCGGCGGGGCAACTTGGACCTCATCGCTGGCTCAGCAGAGGAGGCACAGTGCTGGGTCCAGGGCCTGCGCCAGCTCATTGAGGTGGCCACCAGCATGGACCAAAGGGAGAAGATAGACCA ATGGATTCGTGACTGGTTCCAGAAAGCCGACAAGAATAAGGATGGACGCATGAACTTCAAAGAGGTGCAGCATCTCCTCAAGATGATGAATGTAGACATGAATGAGGATCATGCCCTGCGGCTCTTCCAG GCTGCCGACAAGTCAGAGTCGGGGACACTGGAAGGAGAGGAGTTTGTGCTCTTCTACAAGGCCCTCACGCAGCGTGAGGAGGTGCTGAGCCTCTTCCAGGACTTCTCTGAAGATGGGAAGAAGCTGAcgctgctggagctggtggaTTTCCTgcggcaggagcagctggaggacgAGGGCACGGAGGAGCTCGCcatggagctcattgacaagtACGAGCCATCGGAGTCAG CCAGGGCTCGCCACGTGCTGAGTGCTGACGGGTTCCTCATGTACCTCTGCTCCCCGGAGGGCTCCATCTTCAACCCCCGGCACCAggcactgtggcaagacatgaGCCAGCCACTCTGCCACTACTTCATCTCCTCCTCCCACAATACCTACCTGATTGAGGACCAGATCCGAGGCCAGAGCAGCATTGAGGGTTACATCAG GGCTCTGAAACGGGGCTGCCGGTGCCTGGAGGTGGATTGCTGGGACGGGCCAAACGGGGAACCCATGGTGTACCACGGCCACACCTTCACTTCCAAGATCCCCTTCCGGGAGGTGGTGAGCACCCTGGAGAAGTACGCCTTCAAG ACCTCAGACTACCCAGTGATCCTGTCCCTGGAGAACCACTGCAGCATGGAGCAGCAGGAGGTGCTGGCCCAGCAGCTCAAGTCCATCCTGGGGGAACAGCTCCTCACCACCACCATTGATGGGCGTGTCCCCACCCAGCTGCCATCCCCAGAG GAGCTGAAGCACAAGATCCTGCTGAAGGGGAAGAAGATCGGGCGGCTGGAGGACACACTGGATGGGCCAGGGGACGAGGCACCCGATGTGTCTGATGATGACAACGGGGcagaagcagaggaggagaggCGGAGGGCAAAG AAGGACAAGGAGAGCCTGGCACAGGCGTTGTCTGACTGTGTCATCTACTGCAAGAGTGTGTCCTTCCGGGGCTTCCAGGAGGCCCGCAGCCATTCCCGGCCCTCTGAGATCTCCTCCCTTGCTGAATCCAAGGCCAGGAAGCTCATACGGGATGCAG GAAATGAATTTGTCCGCCACAACACCTGGCAGCTGACACGCATCTACCCCAGCGGGATGCGGACCGACTCTTCCAACTACAACCCCCAGGAGATGTGGAATGCAGGGTGCCAGATCG TGGCCCTGAACTTCCAGACGGCTGGCACGGAGATGGACCTGTGTGACGGGCTCTTCAGCCAGAACGGCTGCTGTGGCTACGTGCTCAAACCACCCTTTATGAGGGATGAGGAGACTCTCTTCAACCCCAATGACCCCAGCAGCTGGGAGGGCCACGGCCCCATCACTCTGACCATCCAG GTGATCAGTGGGCAGCAGTTGCCCAAAGTGGCCAACAGCAAGGATGGAGCCATCATCGACCCACTGGTGCGTGTGGAGATCCATGGGGTCCCTGTGGACCAGGCGCACCAGGAGACCAAGTACATCGAGAACAACG GGTTTAACCCCCGCTGGGATGAGACGCTTCAGTTCCAGCTCCATGTGCCGGAGCTGGCCCTTGTCCGCTTCGTGGTGGAGGATTACGACAAGACCTCCAGGAACGACTTCGTGGGCCAGTTCACCCTAGCCTTTGCCAACATCAAACCtg GCTACCGCCACATCCATCTCCTCTCCAAGGATGGCACCAGCATCCCACCCTCTTCACTCTTTGTCCATATCCGCATCACTGAGCCACCCAGTCCTGAGCAGGACTGA